The following are encoded together in the Aciduricibacillus chroicocephali genome:
- the typA gene encoding translational GTPase TypA: protein MNLREDIRNIAIIAHVDHGKTTLVDQLLKYSGTFRDNEQVDERAMDSGDIERERGITILAKNTAIKYKDHTINILDTPGHADFGGEVERIMKMVDGVLLVVDAYEGCMPQTRFVLKKALEQRLTPIVVLNKIDRPNARPSEVIDEVLDLFIELGADDDQLEFPVMYASALNGTSGEEPEDQQETMDPIFETILEHIPAPVDNADEPLQFQVTLLDYNEYVGRIGVGRVFRGSIKVGQQVVVMKEDGTKKSFRVSKLFGFIGLKRIEIEEAKTGDIVAVAGMEDLNVGETICPESHPEALPVLRIDEPTLQMTFLVNNSPFAGKEGKYITSRKIDERLMTQLETDVSLRVDPTDSPDAWTVSGRGELHLSILIENMRREGYELQLSKPQVILKEIDGVTCEPIERVQIDVPEEYTGPVMESLGARKGEMLDMVNHGNGQVRLEFKVPSRGLLGYSTEFMTQTHGYGILNHTFEEYGPVIKGNVGGRREGVLVALENGKASTYGIMGLEDRGIIFVNPGTEVYAGMIVGEHNRENDLTVNITKEKHLTNVRSATKDQTSTIRKTRQMSLEEALEYLDDDEYCEVTPQSIRLRKKILNKNEREKASKRKKI from the coding sequence ATGAACTTGCGAGAAGATATTCGTAATATCGCGATTATTGCTCACGTTGACCACGGTAAAACGACATTGGTTGACCAGCTTCTTAAATATTCTGGAACATTCCGAGATAATGAACAAGTTGACGAAAGAGCTATGGACTCTGGCGATATCGAGAGAGAACGCGGCATTACAATTTTAGCTAAAAATACAGCAATTAAATATAAAGATCATACAATTAACATCCTTGATACACCTGGTCACGCTGACTTCGGTGGTGAAGTAGAACGTATTATGAAAATGGTGGACGGCGTACTACTCGTCGTTGACGCATACGAAGGTTGCATGCCTCAGACACGCTTCGTATTGAAAAAGGCATTGGAGCAGCGTTTGACACCAATCGTTGTTCTTAACAAGATTGACCGTCCGAACGCTCGTCCGTCAGAAGTTATTGATGAAGTACTCGACCTCTTCATCGAACTTGGTGCAGATGATGACCAGCTTGAATTCCCTGTTATGTACGCTTCAGCCCTTAACGGGACATCTGGTGAAGAACCAGAAGATCAGCAGGAAACAATGGATCCGATCTTTGAAACAATTCTTGAACATATTCCTGCTCCTGTTGATAACGCTGATGAGCCGCTTCAATTCCAGGTTACACTTCTTGACTATAACGAATATGTTGGCCGTATCGGTGTTGGTCGTGTATTCCGCGGATCAATCAAAGTTGGTCAGCAAGTTGTCGTCATGAAAGAAGACGGTACGAAGAAATCATTCCGTGTTTCAAAACTATTCGGCTTCATTGGCTTGAAGCGAATTGAGATTGAAGAAGCGAAAACTGGTGATATCGTTGCAGTAGCCGGTATGGAAGATTTGAACGTTGGTGAAACAATCTGTCCAGAAAGCCATCCGGAGGCTTTGCCAGTTCTTCGTATTGATGAGCCTACTTTGCAGATGACTTTCCTTGTGAACAACAGCCCGTTCGCTGGTAAAGAAGGTAAGTACATCACATCTCGCAAAATTGACGAGCGTCTTATGACACAGCTTGAAACAGATGTTTCTTTGCGTGTAGACCCAACTGACTCTCCAGATGCGTGGACTGTTTCCGGACGTGGAGAGCTTCACCTATCAATTCTTATCGAAAACATGCGCCGAGAAGGCTACGAATTGCAGCTTTCTAAGCCGCAAGTAATCCTTAAGGAAATTGACGGTGTTACATGCGAACCGATTGAGCGTGTCCAAATTGATGTCCCTGAAGAATACACTGGACCAGTTATGGAATCACTTGGAGCTCGTAAAGGTGAAATGCTCGATATGGTGAACCACGGAAACGGACAAGTTCGTCTTGAGTTCAAAGTGCCATCACGCGGCTTGCTTGGTTACTCAACTGAATTCATGACTCAAACACATGGTTATGGTATCCTGAACCACACGTTTGAAGAGTACGGTCCGGTTATCAAGGGTAATGTCGGTGGACGCCGTGAAGGTGTTCTCGTAGCACTTGAAAACGGTAAAGCATCCACTTACGGTATTATGGGTCTTGAAGACCGTGGTATCATCTTCGTTAACCCAGGTACAGAAGTATACGCAGGTATGATTGTCGGTGAACACAACCGTGAGAACGACCTTACAGTTAACATTACGAAAGAAAAGCATCTGACAAACGTCCGCTCAGCGACGAAAGATCAGACTTCAACAATTCGTAAAACACGTCAGATGTCTCTTGAAGAAGCACTAGAGTATCTTGATGATGATGAATATTGCGAAGTTACACCGCAATCTATCCGTCTTCGCAAGAAAATCCTTAACAAAAACGAACGTGAAAAAGCATCGAAACGCAAAAAAATCTAA
- a CDS encoding YppG family protein, with protein MLNRRSFRQQPFYKNGQMPLGYGDASQMPTEMSPVARQTPYDYFRKPAQPENLLGRAPVQNPNQQTSGLMSYFQNEDGEFDMDKFFATTGQVTNLFQRVAPLVMRLTSVLKG; from the coding sequence ATGCTCAATCGCAGAAGCTTTCGACAGCAGCCTTTTTATAAAAATGGGCAAATGCCTTTGGGATACGGGGATGCTAGCCAGATGCCAACCGAGATGTCACCAGTTGCGAGACAAACGCCTTACGATTATTTCAGAAAGCCGGCTCAGCCGGAGAACCTGCTTGGCAGAGCACCTGTACAAAACCCCAATCAACAGACGTCCGGTCTTATGTCCTACTTTCAGAATGAAGACGGTGAATTCGACATGGACAAATTCTTTGCGACTACAGGTCAGGTAACGAATCTTTTTCAACGTGTAGCTCCTCTTGTTATGCGTCTTACGTCTGTTCTCAAAGGTTGA
- a CDS encoding alpha/beta hydrolase — translation MPGCLLIHGYTGSPAELEPLIIHLQKNTDWELLVPVLPGHGEEINLRYADGKEWIDTAEKALQSLKERHQTVHIIGFSMGGLIAAILAARHKIGKLVLLAAAGKFLPPRRLTADLFGFFRAYMKGRLKEDRYYNVLLKKTKALTWRANMEFLQLVQYGRKSLAEIKVPVLIMQGMRDGLVPYKTAHFLEKMIGASEKETILFERSRHFICLGEEREAVNRIVLEFLQRE, via the coding sequence ATGCCGGGCTGCCTGCTGATTCACGGATATACCGGAAGTCCTGCTGAGCTTGAACCGCTAATTATTCATTTGCAAAAGAATACAGATTGGGAGCTGCTCGTGCCGGTGCTGCCAGGTCATGGAGAAGAAATAAATTTGCGGTATGCGGATGGTAAGGAATGGATAGATACCGCCGAGAAAGCACTTCAGTCTCTTAAAGAAAGGCATCAGACGGTACACATTATCGGTTTCTCGATGGGGGGGCTGATCGCTGCAATTCTCGCTGCTCGTCATAAGATTGGGAAGCTTGTACTTCTTGCGGCAGCGGGAAAATTTCTTCCTCCGCGCCGACTGACTGCTGATTTGTTTGGTTTTTTCAGGGCCTATATGAAAGGCCGTTTGAAAGAAGATCGCTACTACAATGTGCTGTTGAAAAAAACTAAGGCGCTGACATGGCGCGCCAATATGGAGTTTCTGCAACTTGTTCAATATGGTCGCAAAAGTCTTGCTGAAATTAAAGTTCCAGTCCTTATTATGCAAGGAATGCGAGATGGTCTTGTACCGTACAAGACAGCTCATTTTCTTGAAAAGATGATCGGTGCTAGTGAGAAGGAAACAATCCTGTTCGAACGTTCACGTCATTTCATATGTCTTGGAGAGGAACGAGAGGCCGTAAACAGGATTGTACTTGAATTTCTCCAGAGAGAATGA
- a CDS encoding YqcI/YcgG family protein — protein sequence MQKTASMLLTKENFYEDSLPEWVRNEFSTFDSIITQSDFPCTFGMSGHKRGELRYSYITHDDWSHLPETMKEFNELFENQERLIRHGFFLFVEPEGEVRTLEYYRKYFWDVLQYLHNQDEEAWPEAYPKDPDHHLWSFSFAGEPYFAFGNAPCYKQRKTRDLGNSLIIGFQPRRIFEGLDGSTKVGAKSRESVRKRVEKWDQLPKHPNISHYGDVNHREWKQYFIGDDIEPIKGKCPFSPK from the coding sequence ATGCAGAAAACGGCAAGTATGCTTTTGACAAAGGAGAATTTCTATGAAGATTCATTGCCAGAGTGGGTCCGCAATGAATTCAGTACATTTGATTCAATAATAACGCAGTCGGATTTCCCCTGTACGTTTGGAATGTCTGGACATAAAAGGGGAGAACTGCGCTATTCCTATATTACACATGATGACTGGTCTCATCTCCCTGAAACAATGAAGGAATTTAATGAGCTGTTTGAAAATCAGGAACGCTTGATTCGCCATGGCTTTTTCTTGTTTGTCGAACCCGAAGGAGAAGTACGTACGCTGGAGTATTATCGAAAATATTTTTGGGATGTGTTGCAATACTTGCATAATCAGGATGAAGAGGCATGGCCGGAAGCCTATCCGAAAGATCCTGATCATCATCTATGGTCTTTTTCATTTGCTGGAGAGCCTTATTTCGCCTTTGGGAATGCCCCATGTTATAAACAGCGTAAAACGCGTGATCTCGGCAATTCGCTTATTATCGGTTTTCAGCCACGCCGTATTTTTGAAGGTTTAGACGGTTCAACCAAAGTAGGAGCCAAATCTCGAGAAAGTGTACGTAAACGTGTTGAAAAATGGGATCAGTTGCCGAAGCATCCAAACATCAGTCACTATGGAGATGTAAACCATAGAGAATGGAAGCAATATTTTATAGGGGATGATATTGAACCAATCAAAGGGAAATGTCCATTCAGTCCGAAGTAA
- a CDS encoding pyridoxamine 5'-phosphate oxidase family protein, whose translation MDKKEVKKAVENILENSYVGTMSTISNDKPNARYMTFFHDDLKLYTITSKETHKVDELEKNPYTHVLLGYDGEGFGDDYVEYEGKVKQSDNQKLIDKLWNDKMGYWFNGPDDERILILEIEPLHVRLLNKKGQPSQEIDL comes from the coding sequence ATGGATAAAAAAGAAGTGAAAAAAGCAGTTGAGAACATCCTGGAAAACAGTTATGTTGGAACGATGTCTACAATAAGCAATGACAAGCCTAATGCTCGTTATATGACGTTTTTCCATGATGATCTGAAACTTTATACAATTACAAGCAAGGAAACACATAAAGTTGACGAGCTCGAGAAAAATCCGTATACGCATGTGTTGCTCGGATACGATGGCGAAGGATTCGGAGACGATTATGTAGAATATGAGGGCAAGGTAAAGCAGAGCGATAATCAGAAGCTGATTGACAAGCTGTGGAATGATAAAATGGGCTACTGGTTTAATGGTCCGGATGACGAGAGAATTCTAATTCTCGAAATTGAACCGCTGCACGTCCGCCTTCTGAATAAAAAAGGCCAGCCTTCACAGGAAATCGATCTTTAA
- a CDS encoding NAD(P)-dependent oxidoreductase — protein sequence MTSQKKPIVGFIGTGVMGKSMAGHIQNAGYPLNVYTRTQEKALDLIAAGAFWKETVAELARESDIIITMIGYPKDVEEVYFGEEGLLNNAKEGSYLVDMTTSKPLLAQKIAEAAAKKGIHAVDAPVSGGDIGAKNATLAIMAGGVPEAFDYLRPIFETMGTNLMLHGPAGSGQHAKMCNQITNASNMMGVCEAIVYAKAAGLNPAQMIETVSSGAANSWALQNLGPRMLKGDYAPGFYVKHFIKDMTIALESAVEMGIQLPSLTLALDLYKQLAEMGEEDSGTQALIKYLER from the coding sequence ATGACAAGCCAGAAAAAACCGATTGTCGGCTTTATCGGAACGGGCGTCATGGGGAAAAGCATGGCAGGTCATATTCAGAATGCAGGCTACCCATTGAACGTATATACAAGAACGCAGGAAAAGGCGCTTGACTTGATCGCCGCGGGAGCCTTCTGGAAAGAAACTGTCGCTGAACTTGCCCGTGAATCAGATATCATTATCACAATGATCGGCTACCCAAAAGATGTAGAGGAAGTCTATTTTGGAGAAGAAGGCTTGCTCAATAATGCTAAAGAAGGAAGCTATCTTGTAGATATGACAACTTCGAAGCCTTTGCTCGCCCAGAAAATCGCTGAAGCAGCAGCTAAAAAAGGAATTCATGCAGTAGACGCTCCGGTGTCAGGCGGAGATATCGGCGCCAAGAATGCTACGCTCGCCATTATGGCAGGCGGCGTCCCTGAAGCTTTCGACTATTTGCGTCCCATTTTCGAAACAATGGGAACGAATTTGATGCTTCATGGTCCTGCTGGCTCAGGCCAACATGCAAAAATGTGCAATCAGATTACGAATGCATCAAACATGATGGGTGTCTGTGAAGCAATCGTATATGCTAAGGCAGCAGGACTCAATCCTGCCCAAATGATAGAAACTGTTTCATCCGGAGCAGCGAACAGCTGGGCTCTTCAGAATCTCGGTCCACGTATGCTGAAGGGCGATTATGCACCAGGATTTTATGTAAAACATTTCATTAAAGATATGACAATTGCTTTGGAAAGCGCTGTTGAGATGGGCATTCAACTTCCAAGTCTTACACTCGCACTTGATCTTTATAAACAATTGGCTGAAATGGGCGAAGAAGACAGCGGAACACAGGCTTTAATCAAGTATTTGGAAAGATAA
- a CDS encoding cold shock domain-containing protein, which yields MTGKVKWFNAEKGFGFIEREDGDDVFVHFSAIQTEGFKTLEEGEDVEFEIVEGNRGPQAANVTRL from the coding sequence ATGACTGGTAAAGTAAAATGGTTTAACGCAGAAAAAGGTTTTGGTTTCATCGAACGCGAAGACGGTGACGATGTATTCGTACACTTCTCTGCTATTCAAACTGAAGGATTCAAAACGCTTGAAGAAGGCGAAGATGTAGAATTCGAAATCGTTGAAGGCAACCGTGGCCCACAGGCTGCTAACGTAACTCGCCTCTAA
- a CDS encoding DUF2254 domain-containing protein — protein sequence MESVKRFFFRMRESFWFLPVIYGLAAIFSIIFIKLLDTAIIHNWEKSIPAVFLTSADISKELYSALTTAILTMTTISFSTIMVVLTTYSTQFSPRTLQDFMRSKSTHHVLGVYTFGFLFALFNLLLVGKEDQFLRPVFMVITAICGLALFIYFIHMTSKQIRVNSLIEEIRKDGTRLICGTYKEKNYIEASSWKQSELERITREKRETIYAEEAGYVQNIDWKELFRWAEKEDVILESHVQAGGYILQQAPLISIIGLGEPTDKKKRLDKLLRFITIGSERSDVQDIEFMIEKIVEIALRAISPAVNDPHTAINCINRLGSLLVELGKHNKETRYLANKEDKLRVIRPTITFPKYLYRCFYQIKHYGREDVSVLYGLLDTLAKVAFVSESDIRRHIWNYHYEVLDVFDWQTLSNQDYLHMQEAYERLVEHCEKR from the coding sequence ATGGAAAGTGTTAAAAGATTTTTCTTTCGTATGCGGGAAAGTTTTTGGTTTCTTCCTGTTATATATGGTCTGGCAGCTATCTTTTCAATTATCTTTATAAAATTACTTGATACGGCCATCATACACAACTGGGAAAAATCGATTCCAGCAGTTTTTTTGACAAGTGCTGATATTTCGAAAGAGCTCTACTCTGCGTTGACAACAGCAATTCTTACAATGACAACAATAAGCTTTTCGACAATCATGGTAGTCCTGACAACGTATTCGACGCAATTTTCTCCACGTACATTACAGGATTTTATGAGGTCCAAATCAACCCACCATGTACTGGGTGTCTATACATTCGGCTTCTTGTTCGCACTATTTAATCTGTTGTTAGTCGGAAAGGAAGACCAGTTTTTAAGGCCGGTCTTTATGGTAATTACAGCAATTTGCGGATTGGCTTTATTTATATATTTCATTCATATGACTTCGAAACAAATCCGAGTCAATTCATTGATTGAAGAAATTCGCAAAGATGGGACTAGGCTGATTTGTGGTACGTATAAGGAAAAGAACTATATTGAGGCAAGCAGCTGGAAGCAATCTGAATTGGAGAGAATAACTCGGGAAAAACGGGAAACAATCTATGCTGAGGAAGCGGGCTATGTGCAGAATATAGATTGGAAAGAGTTGTTCCGTTGGGCTGAAAAGGAAGATGTTATTCTTGAATCTCATGTTCAGGCCGGCGGTTATATCCTACAACAAGCTCCTCTCATCAGTATTATTGGTCTTGGTGAGCCGACTGATAAGAAAAAACGGCTCGATAAATTGCTCCGTTTCATAACAATTGGTTCGGAACGTAGCGATGTCCAGGATATTGAGTTCATGATTGAGAAGATTGTAGAGATCGCTCTACGTGCAATTTCACCTGCAGTGAATGACCCACATACTGCGATTAATTGTATTAATCGGCTTGGTTCCTTGCTCGTTGAGTTAGGAAAGCATAATAAAGAAACACGTTACTTGGCAAATAAAGAAGATAAATTACGTGTCATCCGGCCTACAATCACATTTCCAAAATACTTGTATCGCTGTTTCTATCAGATCAAACATTATGGACGTGAAGATGTGTCTGTTCTCTATGGCCTTCTTGACACACTTGCCAAGGTTGCCTTTGTAAGCGAAAGTGATATTAGGCGTCATATATGGAATTACCATTATGAAGTGCTTGACGTATTTGACTGGCAGACGTTGTCTAATCAGGACTACCTTCATATGCAGGAGGCATATGAGCGTCTCGTTGAACATTGCGAAAAAAGATGA
- a CDS encoding thioredoxin family protein, which translates to METIQTREQFEEVIKSDTPVIVKVFADWCPDCKRLDMFIPEIIEEYGNYKWYQANSDEIAGLAEDYEVMGIPSILIFQDGEKKAHQHSAFTKTPESVREFLQQQLG; encoded by the coding sequence ATGGAAACAATTCAAACAAGAGAACAGTTTGAAGAAGTGATTAAATCGGATACACCGGTTATTGTGAAAGTATTTGCAGACTGGTGCCCGGATTGCAAACGTCTCGATATGTTCATTCCAGAAATTATTGAGGAATATGGGAATTATAAATGGTATCAGGCGAATAGCGATGAGATTGCCGGCCTTGCGGAAGACTATGAAGTGATGGGAATACCAAGTATTCTTATTTTCCAGGACGGTGAGAAGAAGGCACACCAGCACAGCGCCTTTACAAAAACACCAGAATCAGTTCGGGAATTCCTTCAGCAGCAGCTCGGTTAA
- a CDS encoding DMT family transporter, producing the protein MRFPPFNPKLAVAIGVIAVSFTAVLVKLADGVPASIIANYRLLFAAIILLPFILIAKRNEWKRLNLASWLLLATSSILLALHLTLFYESLHHTTVASSAVLVALQPIAILLMGGILSREKFSAGAGISMIIAFIGILIILVGDYRLGGSDFYGDCLALGSMLSLAFYFMIGQKVRMYLSLTSYTFYVYAGGAVVLAAANMATGTAFTGYQGADWLSMITLALLPTFLGYTLFNWALKWLQASSVQTSLIFEPAGSVILAFIILHERVPGTQLLGGAIILFGLFLFIMSTARKPKVTISKK; encoded by the coding sequence ATGCGTTTTCCGCCTTTTAATCCAAAGCTCGCTGTTGCAATTGGTGTAATAGCCGTTTCGTTCACAGCTGTTCTTGTAAAATTGGCGGATGGAGTCCCTGCATCTATTATTGCCAATTATCGTCTTTTATTTGCAGCCATTATTCTTCTCCCTTTCATTTTGATTGCAAAAAGGAATGAATGGAAGCGCCTTAATTTGGCCAGCTGGCTCCTGCTCGCCACAAGCAGCATCCTGCTCGCGCTCCATCTGACATTGTTTTATGAATCATTGCATCACACGACTGTTGCCAGTTCTGCCGTCCTCGTTGCGCTGCAGCCAATTGCCATTCTGCTGATGGGTGGGATTCTATCTCGCGAGAAATTTTCAGCAGGCGCGGGGATTAGTATGATTATCGCTTTTATTGGCATACTTATCATCCTTGTCGGCGACTATCGGCTCGGCGGCTCAGACTTCTACGGTGATTGTCTTGCACTCGGCAGCATGCTTTCGCTCGCTTTTTACTTTATGATTGGTCAAAAAGTCCGCATGTATCTCAGCCTGACATCGTATACATTTTACGTTTATGCAGGAGGAGCAGTTGTTTTGGCAGCGGCCAATATGGCAACAGGCACTGCATTTACCGGCTATCAGGGAGCGGACTGGCTTTCAATGATCACGCTTGCACTTCTGCCGACTTTCCTTGGTTATACGCTATTCAACTGGGCATTAAAGTGGCTGCAAGCTTCGTCTGTTCAGACGAGCCTTATATTCGAGCCCGCTGGATCTGTCATCCTGGCCTTCATTATTTTGCATGAACGAGTTCCAGGCACCCAGCTCTTGGGTGGAGCAATCATTCTGTTTGGTCTCTTCCTGTTCATAATGAGTACAGCACGCAAACCGAAAGTTACCATATCAAAAAAATAA
- a CDS encoding VOC family protein, protein MIALDHIVITSANPKKAAQEFAKKHQVVAVQGGKHQNWGTWNWLCHFNNDCYLEWIGIFDNSIAQESENPLIQNVVKALNAGLENIVQLAFRTDQIDVLKSDLIQFGHSVIGPVPGSRSLSDGSTLEWQMLFTVSDSNHPLPFFIEWGEKLPGSDIDLNQQRISHITVPEIDRQYYEQLLGKDNPLANTKLNFGTSFKYNIVN, encoded by the coding sequence ATGATTGCACTTGATCATATCGTGATTACCTCCGCCAACCCCAAAAAAGCAGCACAAGAATTTGCTAAGAAACATCAAGTCGTTGCTGTTCAAGGCGGTAAACACCAAAACTGGGGAACATGGAATTGGTTGTGCCACTTTAACAATGATTGCTATTTAGAATGGATTGGCATCTTCGATAATTCCATTGCCCAAGAATCCGAAAATCCACTAATCCAAAACGTTGTAAAAGCACTCAACGCCGGTTTGGAAAATATAGTACAACTAGCGTTCCGAACAGACCAAATAGATGTACTGAAATCTGATCTTATTCAATTCGGACATTCGGTAATAGGCCCTGTCCCCGGAAGCCGATCCCTGTCTGACGGAAGCACCCTGGAGTGGCAGATGCTATTTACTGTATCCGATTCTAATCATCCGCTCCCCTTCTTCATAGAATGGGGTGAAAAGCTACCAGGCTCAGATATAGATTTGAATCAACAAAGAATCTCTCATATTACCGTTCCCGAAATTGACCGGCAATATTATGAACAATTGCTCGGAAAAGACAATCCTCTCGCAAATACGAAACTGAATTTCGGTACCAGTTTCAAATATAATATTGTTAATTAA
- a CDS encoding glutaredoxin family protein has translation MNREKVTIYVSDKSQTCKKVIDQLKSWDIPFQLKNITQEPGYRKELQRKGIYSTPATFIDGIEKGILGFQKRKMQVALEVQKLKRRGEISFLLGNQ, from the coding sequence ATGAACAGAGAAAAAGTAACAATTTATGTGAGTGATAAAAGCCAAACATGTAAAAAAGTGATTGATCAGCTAAAAAGCTGGGATATTCCTTTTCAATTGAAAAATATAACGCAGGAACCGGGATACCGTAAAGAACTTCAACGTAAGGGTATTTACAGTACACCGGCAACATTCATTGACGGTATTGAAAAAGGTATTCTTGGCTTCCAAAAACGAAAAATGCAAGTCGCATTGGAAGTACAAAAGTTGAAGCGCCGTGGTGAGATTTCATTTCTGCTTGGGAACCAGTAA
- a CDS encoding YfhE family protein has protein sequence MRGNTKYQPVENQQLSSCQEVRYAREFKKADIAGGFHKKHKSQ, from the coding sequence ATGCGTGGAAACACGAAATACCAGCCAGTAGAAAATCAGCAATTGTCCAGTTGCCAGGAAGTTCGCTATGCAAGGGAATTCAAAAAAGCCGATATTGCAGGTGGCTTCCACAAAAAGCATAAAAGTCAATAA
- a CDS encoding TraR/DksA C4-type zinc finger protein, whose protein sequence is MISDSQRESLKQELQQRQNLLIEQVQDHYGQTLELVKESMSELSNYDNHPADMGTELFERQKDIALNEHTEKELEDINSALHSLEAGTYGLCSACGRDIPFERLEAVPTTDRCIEHADHQPVYENRRPLEEGIYSPNINPDELTEETQVGYDAEDTWQDVARYGTSESPSDFYEPKADYDEMYPNSDEFVGEAEAIEGIAAADITGNYDGIANNFTGYADLVDIEKETD, encoded by the coding sequence TTGATCTCAGATTCACAACGCGAAAGCTTAAAGCAGGAACTTCAGCAGAGACAAAATTTGCTAATTGAACAAGTCCAAGATCATTACGGACAGACATTAGAGCTCGTTAAGGAATCGATGAGTGAGCTGTCCAATTATGATAATCATCCTGCAGATATGGGGACAGAACTGTTTGAAAGGCAGAAGGACATCGCGCTTAATGAACATACTGAGAAGGAGCTCGAAGACATCAATTCAGCACTTCATTCTCTAGAGGCGGGCACGTATGGTCTATGCAGCGCATGCGGCCGCGATATTCCTTTTGAAAGGCTTGAAGCTGTACCGACAACGGATCGCTGTATTGAACATGCCGATCATCAGCCGGTTTATGAAAACAGACGACCGCTGGAAGAAGGGATTTACAGTCCGAATATAAATCCTGATGAGCTAACAGAAGAGACACAAGTTGGCTATGATGCCGAGGATACTTGGCAGGATGTAGCACGCTATGGAACTTCAGAAAGTCCTTCTGATTTTTATGAACCTAAAGCAGATTACGATGAGATGTATCCGAACAGTGACGAATTTGTCGGAGAAGCTGAGGCGATTGAGGGAATTGCGGCAGCCGATATAACAGGTAATTATGATGGCATCGCGAACAATTTCACTGGTTATGCCGATCTTGTCGACATTGAGAAAGAAACGGATTAA
- a CDS encoding GNAT family N-acetyltransferase yields the protein MKWNIKKFEEFTIDELYEVMKQRCDVFVVEQHCMDLDLDGLDRVAEHCFLRNEDGTVIAYCRLLPAGTKYSLPSIGRVLVAKEYRRQGYATKLMEKAISHIEREWKEEEIKVQAQAHLQDFYGSLGFNAVSEVYEDVGIPHIDMIRKG from the coding sequence ATGAAATGGAACATCAAGAAATTCGAGGAATTCACGATTGATGAATTGTATGAGGTCATGAAACAGCGTTGTGATGTATTCGTAGTAGAACAGCATTGCATGGATCTTGATCTGGATGGATTGGACAGGGTTGCAGAACATTGTTTCTTAAGAAACGAAGACGGAACAGTCATCGCTTATTGCCGGCTGCTTCCTGCAGGTACAAAATATTCATTGCCTTCAATAGGACGAGTCCTCGTTGCTAAGGAGTACCGTCGCCAAGGTTATGCGACAAAGCTTATGGAAAAGGCAATTAGCCATATTGAAAGAGAATGGAAAGAAGAGGAAATTAAAGTACAGGCGCAAGCTCATTTGCAGGACTTCTATGGTTCTCTTGGCTTCAACGCTGTATCAGAAGTTTATGAAGATGTTGGCATCCCACATATTGACATGATTCGCAAAGGCTGA